A genome region from bacterium includes the following:
- the lysA gene encoding diaminopimelate decarboxylase encodes MGFEYIKGRFCCDGVEIGEIADKVDTPFYLYSKEAIERNFKEYKEAFSEVSPLICYAAKVNSNIAILKLLSKLSSGCDVSSLGELFLAKNAGIPGKKIVFNGNGKTEDDIKMAIKEKVFLIIADSIDELFLIDNFAKEKINVGIRINPGIEPKTHPYVATGLEKSKFGITREILKNAISLIRKMKNINLICLSSHIGSQVTELSPFVESAKRLVNLAKEIGEIKYIDIGGGLGIPYNNENFPGISQFAKEITPIVKDFKLIIEPGRSIVGNSGCLVTKVLYLKETKAKKFIVVDAGMNDLIRPALYNSFHRILQSELREQGEIIADIVGPLCEDGDFLARERKMSAVSSSDLLCIMDAGAYSFSMSSNYNARRKCPEIMVIDKKPCVIRKRESFKDLIRNQVIPYGL; translated from the coding sequence GAGGCGATAGAGAGAAATTTTAAAGAATACAAAGAGGCATTTTCAGAGGTTTCACCCCTTATTTGCTATGCGGCAAAGGTAAATTCAAACATTGCAATCCTTAAGCTTCTTTCTAAATTAAGCTCTGGCTGTGATGTTTCCTCATTAGGAGAGCTTTTCTTGGCAAAAAATGCAGGAATTCCTGGTAAAAAAATCGTCTTTAATGGAAATGGAAAGACAGAGGATGATATAAAGATGGCAATTAAGGAGAAGGTATTCTTAATAATTGCTGATTCCATTGATGAGCTGTTTCTTATAGATAATTTCGCAAAAGAAAAGATAAATGTTGGGATAAGGATAAATCCAGGCATTGAGCCAAAAACCCATCCCTATGTTGCCACAGGCCTTGAAAAAAGCAAATTTGGGATAACGAGGGAAATCCTTAAAAATGCCATAAGCCTTATAAGAAAGATGAAGAATATAAACCTTATCTGTTTATCATCCCATATTGGCTCACAGGTTACCGAGCTTTCCCCTTTTGTTGAAAGTGCAAAAAGGCTTGTTAACCTTGCCAAAGAGATTGGGGAAATAAAATATATCGATATAGGGGGAGGTCTTGGGATTCCTTACAACAATGAGAATTTTCCAGGCATATCGCAATTTGCAAAGGAGATTACCCCAATTGTTAAGGATTTTAAGCTTATTATAGAGCCTGGAAGGAGCATTGTAGGAAATTCTGGCTGCCTTGTTACAAAGGTTTTGTATCTTAAGGAGACAAAAGCAAAGAAATTTATTGTTGTAGATGCTGGAATGAACGACCTTATAAGGCCAGCTTTATATAACAGCTTTCATCGGATATTACAAAGCGAATTAAGGGAACAAGGAGAGATTATTGCTGATATTGTAGGCCCTTTATGCGAAGATGGAGATTTTTTAGCAAGGGAAAGAAAAATGTCTGCTGTTTCTTCATCAGACCTCCTTTGCATAATGGATGCTGGTGCATATTCCTTTTCAATGTCATCAAATTATAATGCAAGGAGAAAATGCCCTGAGATTATGGTAATAGATAAAAAACCCTGTGTGATTAGAAAAAGGGAGTCTTTCAAGGATCTTATCAGGAATCAGGTAATCCCGTATGGATTATAA